From a region of the Panicum virgatum strain AP13 chromosome 2K, P.virgatum_v5, whole genome shotgun sequence genome:
- the LOC120695226 gene encoding vegetative cell wall protein gp1-like codes for MRGPILQPARFPACPASRGPVRPELPLAQQPAEHAPRPCHRAPLAAAQRPASPTRSWPLPPTPLAHLSALLARSASARVLPLQPGPTRQLHPLAASPGPLARSVLLLPRSHNRPPAITAAIPAGLSLGAPPQDARGLPLFGPQPCASTIPPTRRHQSRPQTLARCATPCSAGPTICAAVSTPPRRTSGRQDSRTCYASAPRISPSFRSHEFSHASAGISPSLRRR; via the coding sequence ATGCGCGGCCCAATCCTCCAGCCAGCCCGcttcccggcctgccccgcgtcACGCGGTCCGGTCCGCCCCGAGctcccgctcgcgcagcagcccgcgGAGCACGCGCCACGCCCCTGCCACCGGGCCCCACTCGCAGCAGCCCAGCGCCCAGCTTCTCCCACGCGCTCGTGGCCGCTCCCGCCGACGCccctggcccacctgtcggcgttACTCGCCCGCTCCGCCAGCGCCCGCGTCCTCCCGCTGCAGCCCGGCCCCACACGCCAGCTCCACCCACTCGctgccagcccgggcccgctcgccaggtctgtcctcctccttccccgctCGCACAACCGCCCGCCCGCGATCACGGCCGCGATTCCCGCCGGCCTCTCCCTGGGCGCGCCTCCCCAAGATGCCCGGGGCCTCCCTTTATTTGGCCCGCAGCCCTGCGCCTCCACCATCCCTCCCACCCGCCGTCACCAGAgccgcccccaaaccctagctcgctgcgccacgccctgctccgccgggcCGACGATTTGCGCCGCCGTGAGCACGCCGCCCCGTCGCACCTCAGGCCGCCAGGACTCCCGCACCTGCTACGCCTCGGCGCCCAGGATCTCACCGAGCTTCCGGTCCCACGAGTTCAGCCACGCCAGCGCCGGGATTTCGCCTAGCCTCCGCCGCAGGTGA